In Festucalex cinctus isolate MCC-2025b chromosome 1, RoL_Fcin_1.0, whole genome shotgun sequence, the sequence aagctatgataaaaaaaaaatgcatcaaataatGATGGGATACAATTTGTGGGgttggaataaaatataataaaatatgctGAGGGGAACataaaaacacgttttgttttgttttttaaatcataaattGCAGAATTATTTGGCAATATTCTGCTCTTCCTTGCAGGAGAGATCCAAATGTATCTACTATGTAATACATTATCCAAATgcagtaaatgtatttttttttcacaaatcaataaCATTGGTCCATCTGTTATTTTGACAGATTATTAACCAATCTGAAGTGTTGAAAATAGCTCGAGAACTAATCTATTAACTCTCTCGCACACTTGAACTGCCGAGAAGCGTCATAAAACTCCGCCCCTTTCTCACTCAGCACAACCATTGTGGCATTATGTATCTATTTTAAagtgaggggaggagcttcatttacagGCCATAGccttgtctaaaaaaaaaaaaaacaaaaaaaacagtactttggcaccatcttgtggcagtgTCACGAATACCTTGGAACGGTTCAAAAATTGTgtggaaaaaatgtatataatatgACTTAATTTGTGTTCATGTGTGAGCAATACAATTTAAGACCTGAGCAAATTACACTTACATCTATTTGGAGAAGCGCTTTATTAGTTGGTGGTCGACTATTTAAGGAAATGCGCTAATCTTCAAGGACATTAAGGGACAGCGGGTTGTGAAGCACGTGGGCAGCTGGAGAGTGTTTCCTAAAGATAAAGTTTGTTTGGTGAGTCTAAACTTGGCGACGTTGCGGAATCTTGACAAAGACAAATGACGGCGGTGGAGCTAGCGGCGGTACCTTCGTGTCTTTAATGAACGGCTGAGTGTGTCATTGCATTTGAAATAAAGCCAAATCTATCGAAGTGGATGCGAGGCGAGCACGAGGAAGGGGTGGTATGGATTTCTGTCTGTAATGTCTGGGCTGAGTTTGTCTCATTCTATATGTTTGCTAGATCTCATAGTCATAGAATGTCGCATGATGTCACAGACACGCTCAGATGTGAAAGGATGTTTGGGGGGGCCTCACTCTCGCGTGGaaaccacaaacacacacttgccGCTTTTGCACTCGTGgcaccaaaccttccaacttgaGTTGTGTAAACAACGTCACACTCTGcagcacacaacacacacacagttaaaTACACACAAATAGATGAAAACAAGCCCAATGAGGAAAAACTTCACAGATGCCTGCACCCAAATTATGGGGACCTGGTTTGTGGTCCCCCAAAATGTGGTTATGCAAAGAGAATTCAGTTGCCCAAGAGTGATGAATAACGCACACAGACAACTACCTGATTTGTGCTCCCTAAAATGTGCTTGTGTGAACAGATTTTTGGCCCCAAGAATGATGAATATCAGAATTAATATAGGcctacacatgcacgcacacacacacttgcactGACTCATACTATGggaaactagggatgtcacgataagggcaatatcgtgatatcgtgatattaaaactgacacaatatcgttgtcgtcatgttcacaatattcaaagggaacatatctgtttaaaaagtcaggttgatttccatttttgcagttctagcaccctctggtggctagtttattagtgtaatgtaattttcatgagggatgttttggccttctatgtttaaaatatatgctaattgtcagatgaaggggaacgtaatatgcttgtgaacgaTTCAATATGTGgatgaactcaatgtgtgcgtgcattaacaagtaaataatattgttattataataacaatagttattagaaattgtaggtgatttatatgcattgctgtaatgtacaaaagcacaatattttgtttttttgtttttttaacaatattgtgaccatttttaaatatcgccaacctgcccacaatatcgtaataattctcgtatcatgaccttcatatcgtgataatatcgtatcgagatgtttggatatcgttacatccctacttatttATAGTCCCCAGACTACAAAATGCCCCCAAGATGTTTGTGTAAAGCGATTTTTGTCCCGAAAGGTCTCGATACACCAATCCgaagtcggaagtcggaaagcGTCCAGACGTCGTCGTGTGCCATTTGATCAAACATTTCTGTCGAAACATCGGATCCCTTTGGGTAGCGTCTGAAGGTGGTTTCGGCATATTCGACATGTCGAATCGTCGTGGGCCCGTCGTGACATTTGATCACTCTGATTACCCCAGCGAATCTCCAATGAAGTGCTTAGAGTCCGCACGCGCCATCCCCGAGCATTTTCCTTTGTCGCACAACGCCGCACCCGCTGGTTCGGCCATGTCCTTCGTCTGCCCCCAGACCATCCTACAAGAGCCAACCTCCAGTCTGACCCAAAGGCCGCAGGCTGGAGACGACCACGAGGGAAGCCCCGCACTCGATGGCGAGATGTCGTTGACGGCGACCTCCAACAAAACGGCATTGCGGTGGAGGATGCACAGCAGCTGGCACAAGATCGCCGGCATTGGAAAACACTGGCTCATATGGTCAGCTCAACGCACCGAGACGGGATCCCCTGACCCTCGCTGGAGcactaagaagaagaagaagaagactggCTGTTAACTAGCGAATCAGAACATGGGGCAAGAATAGGACATGACAAATGCTGATAAACAGTAAGCCGTTCCAATACACAGCCTTTCATAATTATGTAAGTCCGTGTTACAATATGGCTGGTTTTGCACATGATCACACTTCGCATTTGGACGGAAAGAAGAGAAGATGAATTCAGCACTGTATATCACACAACTGGATATTTCAGGTCACTTTTATATGCCGCCCTCATAAAAGCTTTCCGGTTGCCTTTTTCGAACAATTAGAAATAGTGATTACCGCCGATGATGGTATGGAGGCGAATTAGTTTGCACgtgtactgaaaggtttggatcccaaatgcagacacaaataagattttctccatttattcacatcgagaggcagaaactcagagacgctgtacacaggacagttggacaataatcctgcaaaccacacacaattctcagacagcatccacagacagtgaatcgtaaaggactaaagaacgacatcacctaaagtattaaaggttgacatcatgaACAtcatgttttgtaaacagacacttgttccatcagtacctaaacagacacacaacaggtcatgaactctggcgcgaCTCTGGCGCACGCGACCCAGGCGCCATGACAGCACGAATGTGCATTAGGTACTTAATAATTGGCGTCGGTGCCTGACTGTTGCAGCGTGTACTTCTGTCATTTTTACAACGCGACATGCCAACGGGCAGGCTGACGCCACAGTGGGGAGGCCTAGGTCACATTTGGCCGAAGTCGGATTAGTGTATTGAGgctttttttgctatttgtttatgACCCATTAAAGTAAAGGCGTTGCAAAAATGCTGCCGCAgacttaaaaagaaataaaatgctgGAGTTACCAGGGGAGTGGTCTAGATTTTGTGGTGTGTGCATATGTGTTTGGGAGGGaggggtaaaaaataaaataaaaaaaaaataaaaaaaaggcggtGTATGGTCAATCTTGTATTCTgcccaatccccccccccccccaaactatTTCACTTCCCCTGTTTTTCTCTCCTTCATATTCTACCCCCACTCTTCCCACCGCACCCGCCCACCTTCCACAGCACACCAGGCAGGTCCTTTAATTCTTTCCAGACTGCTGCATGCCGTCGTCCCTGGAAGGGCTCGCGAGTCTGCTGATGGAATttagcagggggaaaaaaaaataaaaaaaataaaaaaaagtttggcagtgTCGAGGCCGGGGGCCTCTTGAGGTAATACATCCCAAATCAGAGAGCGCCTCCCTTTGGTGGCAGCGGGACACTACAATCCACAGTGAACATCATACTGTATTTGACTTGGGGGGAGTGTGGGACACTTGCTGCTGCTGAATGGTGGGTGGAGTCGGGTTACGATGACTCCTTATCGTCATTTGTGAGTAACAACATTTTACAGTAAATGAAGCAAGACTTATTACAAAACCAATCCtctcatgtgacatttgtgagGCTTTGAATGAAGACAAACTGAAGTACAAATTGACAAGCACTCTTTTTAAAAGACCAGACATGAGTTTCcagtgaccactagatggcaatagACAACAAGCTGTCCCGCAACAAGCAGttggaagggaaaaaacaatCCAACAACACTAAATTAGATGAGCAAACaagacaataaaacaaaaactagcaATGCATAAAGAAGAATAACTGCGACAAACGGAACGATTAATAGGGCAGCTGGTGCGTATTGACCGCCAGAAATCAATTTAAACGGTCTGTTGTTATCACCAGGGtgagaataatgacatttttagccCCTGTTGACAAATTGGATGCTGGTGTAATGTGACATCACGAAATGGAAGGTCCACAAAAGTGGGCTTGAACGATTGAACAAGGGAATAAATCTGAGGTTTCAGGGTTTGCCCAAACCGGGGCCGGTATAGACTAATGCGGTTGTgggggattatttatttattttagtttttactgGGGATTCCCAGTCTGTGGTACGAGCACCCTGGGGGAGTTGGATTAGAACAccacatttgtattcatttaacatgtgtgggatttttttttacccacaaaATAAGATTAATTTGAATGTCACAAGatcaaatccagaaaacaggcAAGCTTTGACGTTGGCAATGCGAGCTGGAGGGCAGTTTGACGTCGATTTCAGTGGAAAGCAGAGGGCAATATAAGGCCAATATGGCGGCCCTCtcaaatgaaaatggatggattaatcagtttaatTCTACCAAAAATTATCCTAattagaatgccatgtttagactagacatacaacacattttataaaaaaataaataaaatttggcCCAGCTTCTGAGTTCGCCCAGTCGGCTACAGGAAGTACAGTAAGTTAAATtggtgaattattttttttcccaaaacctTCCACAACAATAAgtttaaatttcaaaatttgaCACTAGCCCATATTAGATGGCATAAAGGCACAAAAACTTGGGATTTTTAATGCCCCTAATGTTTAGGATACCTGCTTCAGATTTGAGCTCCTCAAAGCAAGTTTGTCAAAGCAGGCCTGAAATTCACCTGAAATGGCCATTTTCAACCTTAAGTGGGGTACACATAATTTGAGGATTTCCCCCTCCTAATCAAAGTGAGAAAAAAGGCCCGtttgtcattaaaaatatatacatttcctGAGTGATTATCTAGTGGTGTGGGGTGTATTGTGATTATATTCCCCCCCCCTTAGAATACAAGTTAGGTCAGTAATTATAAATGGTAAACCTTGTCATTATTTACGATCGCAAAACCTTCAAACACTTTCTTCAATCATGACTCCTCACTCTTATATGAGCTCATACATACCAGGCACGTCCGGCCACAACTCGAttacttccttccttcctcgttCGAGGGTGCCACCTGCCGGAAATGGCTTTTGTCCGTCTTCACCATACAAGAACTAAAATCACCTAACGTGCTAAGGCGCTTAACGAAACATACAAGGATGAATAGCACAAAttcttttattgaaaaatatacgttattctggttaatacaagaaagaaaaagggagaaaaaaaaagctgtaaatATACAGTCGACAACAACGGTAAGGCATAAGAAACACCCCACTTTCACCCAGACAAAATCATAGAACAATCTGAATTATATAGTGTTGAAGTCATTCAGTGATTATCCTCTTGAAGCTATAACACATATTTGGAAGGGACAGTTTACCAATCCATTttgtagcaataataataataataataataataataataatattttggcACATTTCACCAGGCAGCAGCACAACTAATCTTTATTTTTGGAAACATGATGCAACATTCAAGCTGCGTTGACTCTAGAAGTTGCATACAAATGTTGTTTATTGCTGCTTCTGCGTACACactaacaaacacaaaacaaagataAGAACAAATGCAGGCAGATATGGATTTAATTGGGCCTGTTTGTGACACTGAATAAACCTAATTATTAAGACAGGAAGTCTTTGCAAATAGAAGCTAGCAAATATTACTGGTTTTGGTATTACAATGGAAGTGAATGTGGCATTTAAAGCTAAGTTACGGGGAAAGTCGGGGAAACAAACAGGGACACATCCTCATCATTTAAGAAGTCATCCCCACAGAGATGTCATTAATAGTGCGCAGGGAAGTCCTTTACAAAACTCGCTTGGgacgtgctgctgttttggctaGCAACAGACTACAAATCGACTCGGTGGTTAACTAATGCTGTGTGTGAACAGagtacagtgtttttttttgtttttttttctcaatgatcTCACAGGCTTAAGGTGCCCTTTAACTCTGATACTCTCATCCACTTACAAGAAATAAACACCCTCCCTCAAATACATGCTTCTGTTTTCCCatctattcatccatttttgacTTTAGACAAGTGACACAATACACCACCAGCCAACTGCATATACAACTGCTCACACTGAGCGAAAATAGTAATTATAATAGTTATTATAGTAATTGTGTTCgccattaaaaaatacatttcaatcaCGTTTGCATGAACTTTTCTGGTCTTAAAATTGTACTTACTACTCATAGAAAATGCGACAAGCACAGGATTGAACATGattgagattcaaacccagaaacaCTTTAGTGAGGCACATTTATAAACCAAACCATGACTCCACTGTGTTTCACCACCCCCCAATTTCCCATCAGAAAAATTAAGTCAGTTAATTGCCGCTATTATTTGCACATGTACGTTTAAAGATGGCCGTGCACATGCcatctatttgaggaaatacagtaCTGCCACTTTAAGACAAGCACACTCAGGCATCACTTTTCACACCTCTGCTTCTTTCCACTTTATGCTACCTGACAAAGTTAGCCTCTTGTTTACAGTCAGGAATGTACAGCTAGCAAGCGGGAAAACATACAAGAATTCCACAGGAAGCGAAGACAAGGAGCCTGGCAGCTCAAATGGCACTTGTCATTTATATTCCGATGGCGAAGATGATACCCCACCATGGTGGTCCTGCGGTGATGAGAAGCGGACCAAATCGAGGGGGGAGCATGTCAAATGAGATGCTGGGGGAAAACGATTTTCCTTTCCAAGCTGTCCCTCTTCTGGAATGTTCCATATTCAAAGAGCGAGAGTAGACAAACAGATTCCCAACTCACGTCTCAAGGGAGGCTTGCTTACGTAAACAACATTCCACAGTTTCTCATACGTGGAtctcatcatcgtcgtcatctaAGAAAGAGGAGAAGTGGCTCTCCTCTTCCGGCGGAGCGCTGAAGGTGGCGCTGTCCGTGTCGGCCGCGTACGCGTGGCCCTTCTCGTCCAGCGCCGCTGAGCCCGAGCTGGACACGGAGCAGCTGTCCAGGTGCCTCAAGTGTTTGGGGCGGACCTCCGGGGTGAAGTGTGCCTCGGTATCGGTCCTCTGGGGTGCTTCCCGCTCCTCCGCCGCCTCCACCGCAGTCGTCCTCCTCCCGTTGACTTCCTCTTCGTGGGCGCTGAGTGGCGGGGAGGCGCGGCCCTCGCTGCTCTTGCCTTCCTCGTAGCCGAGGTCGTCGTCCTCTTTCTCCATCACTCCCAGGATGTCCCCCAGCATGGACGGGCCCAGGTCCAGATGGAAGGACATGACCGACTCGGCGTGCTTCATTCCGCCTGCGGGGGGGCTCCACCTCTCGGGGAGCTCGCCGGGTTCCCCGAAACGGCGCTCGTCCAGCTCCAGGAAGTGCGTTCCGGTGGCCGCGGCGCCCCCGCCGTCGCTAAGCTGCTTTAAAGGACTGGGGGACAGACTCTTGGCGTCTCCTCTGTCCTCATCGTTGAGAAAGGGCAAAGACATGGCGTTCTTCACGTATGTAGGCGATCCTTCCGAGACCACCAGGGGGAGCTCTCGCTGCTGGTCCACTCGGGTGGTGGACTGGGAGCGCTTGCTGCTGCGGAAGGTGCGCGACAGCAAGCCCGGACGGGGGGAGCTGGGGAAGGAGGCGGAATCGGCGGGGGGTCCGCCCGAGCGCGTGCTGAGGAAGGAGGTGTCTCCGAAAGCGTCGCCGCTGCGGCCCACGTGCATGGTGTGGCGGAAGTCGCCCAGCGGAGCGCTGATCATCTCCCGGGTCAGGTCAGAGCGGGAACGCCGGTTCTTCTGGGAGGAGATGGACACCAGCTGCTTTAAGATAGGCATGGCAACTGATGTGCTTCTTTTTAGCTCGGAGTAACAACGGAAATCCGGGATAAACAATCCTCAACAGTCAGCACAGGAACCTGAAAAAAAGAATATGATAATAAACAAAATTATTTGTTAAGTAATGCACATTGACGTTTTAATGGGCACTCGAAAATGAAGATACAATATAAACTCAGAGGCCACAACTTGAATCTCAATCTCCAGTGACAGCTGCAAACAACAATGAATGAACCCTTAAAATGAGCACCCAATTTAGCAGCTTACCAGCTTAATTGCTCATCTGTCTAGGACAACTACTTCGTGGTGCGGCACATATGAGAAAATTCTATAATTGGAAATCAAAGAACAGAAGTCTAGAAACTGGCCAAATTAGCGTTGCTCATCTGTCAAGGATACCTGCTTGAGAAAATTGTTCATTGACATCTgtgggttcttgagactttcCTTCATCATGTGTAATAGACATGTCTACCTCATGTCATGCAGATCAGTGaaaattttgaaactttttttttttttttttttttaaactttccaACACTCTTCAAAATGATCAAACTTTGACATCATCTTCTGTCCACACTAGACAGCGTAGGCAAAAACTCTTCCCCTGCCAATTTAGCATCACCCGTCTACACAGGATAGCTGCTTCCAATTGGGGATCATTTGAGAAAATTCCTTTGGTGTCTGTCAAAGTACGAGGCCTCGTTTTATCAGAAAAATgcctgcttcaaaccaaaatggctggaaCACACAACCCCTCCCCTATTTTGTGTCAATCGGTGAATCGTGTCTGGGAGCCAATTGCCTATACCCACATTAGACAACGCTGGCAAAAGACACATAAATTTCGTACTACCGAATGTAACAGAAAATCCAGTTTGCAAAAATGCAGTCCGACTTcaccaaggttattatagtttacaaaaattgattaaaactaaaattgatgaagaagaagaagaaaaaaaaaactaccaaaactaactcaaattacattttaattttacgctcataaaactaaccaaaacaacTATAATTACAGGGAAAACATCCTTCGTTTTCGACTGTCAAGATCATACATGAGCTTTGAgggttcatttaaaaatatttattttggtactgttatactgtatctgTATAGATTAAGAACGAAGGTCAAACAGTCGTTTGAGAATTTAAGTTTACTTTATTGCATAAATCTTTAAGCAACTGAATCAGTGAAAGGTTGTTGAGTGCAACATAAATCCCTCTCCAATGCTATTGCTTAATTGTGATTTTAATCACTAAACAATACTAAATAATCAACAACCATTACTGAAGAAATAATAATTAGGAAAACAtgattttgtaatacacttagtTTTACCTGATTAATGGATAAATTGATGGAACAATCGATAGAATAATGCAgtctaaaaatatttaatggTGACAAGCTCTACTATATATTTAAAACttactaaaacaaataaaaaataaatcaatttaaaaagacaaaaagttaaaataaaaacaaaccatgAACCAATCAAAAATTATTATAACTCTGGGCACATGAAGACCACATGCCTGGTGCTGTTTTTGCTTGGGACATACAGTAGCTCCGCACAGCGCTGCAGTGAACTTCTGTATGCGAGTTGCTCGGTTTGTGATTGCAGCATATGCAATTTTGCAATGAACTAGTTTGCACACAGCGACTACCATACtcacattttacatttgattCTTCTACATTTATGGCCGAAAAGTGTTTTAATATTGACTGTAACTCTTAAACTGCTGCATTAGCACAGTTTAGCAATTTAACTCTGTTGTCTTTTAATTAAACAGCCGGTATTTTAAGAAACAGAATTAAATTTGGTATTATTTTCAGTGCCACTTGGTCACATTTCTGTCAAGTACATGCAAATCAGTCAGAGGATTTTCATGTGTAAAGAAGCCATCAGATGCCCAAAGATCACGATGCTTGCACAGCACTTTTCCAACATCAACATGACATGACGTGACCACAACGGCACTAAAACCATCAGGGAACACCACAAGGAATGTGTTTTGAAACGGAAAATGTGGTCGAGATCACGACGCCAACCTCACACTCGGCACAGGACAAAAGTATTAGGACACCGAGCCATTGTTTTGACACGTGTAAAATGGTAACAAGGCGCGACTGGCTGCCTCTTCAACAGGTCTGCATTATTGAAACATGCCATCCGTTCCAGACACAGAGAAAACCGATGCAGACCGCCAGCTAGACGCCGTTACCACATCCTCAGGTGGCGCCCTGCAGGTCAGGCATGGGGTGTCTCATTTACAGCTCTGAAATGTTCGACAACACGTGAAAAAAGCGCAGCTTGCTGCCATGGTGGTCTACCAAGGGCGAAGCAGTTCCTTCCTAGCACCTTTGAATTGCAGATGGAAAATCACCATGATTGCAATTTCAGGTCATCACTAATTGTGCTACACTCTTTGACTCCCACATTGTTTACGCTTAGACTTTGGATTTATTCACTGGCAAGACTTTCTAATTGGATTCACGCCAAGTTTTCTGTGCCATCCGCCTAATGAGGTTGGCTTTGGTGTTTTGAAAGAAACTGATGGGCCACCAACCAATTTGGTAAGCCTTACGGAGTAACAGGAAGGTGagattaaaactttaaaatgaaGTCTATAGGAATCAGTTGGATTCTTTTTCCTGgtcatttcacattttctaGGCAGAATTCATGGGACACACAAAAAGTACATGCAACCAAAAGTGAGTCTTACGTTATATCTGTACAATTAATTGACGGTCAAGTCCACATGtagatactgtattttttttaaaaatctaaataaatatataaatatcaaattttagAGACACATTGACAGCTTGAAAACTGACATTAGCAAAATCGCCAATAACTTTTTCTGTCCCTAACTGTAGTTCAGTCCAGTGCCAGCACACTTTCAAAGGCTTTGCAATGGGGTACCACACGGATGctatggcaaccagtccagggtgtcccctgcctactgcccagagccagctgagataggcgccagcaccccctgcgacccttgtgaggaataagcggtcaagaaaacggatggatggatggatgtttacagTAGTTGTGACTTGCCTACAGCTTTAGCCGTTTGTGATAAACTATGGCATGTTCAGATGTTCCAACTTCAAACTTGGACTAAGCAGACACTTTTGGAACAGAACTCTGACCCCCTTTGTGCCATTAGGCTCAATGCAGTTCCCCTTGGCAACTTGGGGCTCTGCTGACCCACACAGCTAAGAAAAGATTGAGTCTCCGACACTTGAAGGCAATGTTTCCAAAGCCAGCGCTTTTGCATTGCACTGAG encodes:
- the LOC144023140 gene encoding cdc42 effector protein 4-like, which translates into the protein MPILKQLVSISSQKNRRSRSDLTREMISAPLGDFRHTMHVGRSGDAFGDTSFLSTRSGGPPADSASFPSSPRPGLLSRTFRSSKRSQSTTRVDQQRELPLVVSEGSPTYVKNAMSLPFLNDEDRGDAKSLSPSPLKQLSDGGGAAATGTHFLELDERRFGEPGELPERWSPPAGGMKHAESVMSFHLDLGPSMLGDILGVMEKEDDDLGYEEGKSSEGRASPPLSAHEEEVNGRRTTAVEAAEEREAPQRTDTEAHFTPEVRPKHLRHLDSCSVSSSGSAALDEKGHAYAADTDSATFSAPPEEESHFSSFLDDDDDEIHV